The nucleotide sequence CCACCTTCAAACCAGACTGCAACTTTAAAGATCTTTTCCAGAGAAATTCTGGAGGCACCAGATTTTTGGGCAAAGTGATAGTGGCAAGCCCATGGCCAGCAAGGGTCAGCCAGAGCCATTCAAGAAGGCAGCACACACTCCCCTTCACCCTCGATTCTGTAGCAGCATGGGTGGGTTTTGGCAGCCTGTTTACACTGTCCCACCAGAATAGCACGAAGGCATAAGAGAGAATGGATCTGCTCTCTAGTTCAGAGACAGCAGGCCTTTCGGATTCTCCCTCCGGCACCCTGTGCCTTCACACCCCAGCCCCCGCCTCACTCCCCAGCTCCCAGGCTCTCCCCAAACATGTGATGTGCATTCAGCCCCTGGGTGACTTTCAACCCCTGGGTGACTTGCCAGTTAATCTTTACCAGCCTGCTGCAAAGGGCTGCCACTGAGCTCTCTCTGCCTTACCAGGGAGTGCTGTATGACTGGCAGTTCTGGGTTGGGGGAATGCATGCTCACCAGAGAGTGACAAGTTGTAATTACCAGAGAGAAAACAGTCCTGCCCAGAGGGAGCTGAAATTCCTCACTCTTGGGAGCCTCTGACCTGCTGCCTTTGGAGGTAGAAGAGAAGGCTTTGCTGTAGTTAGTGTACCCCACCCAGAAGAAAGAATGCATCTCATCCTCCCACCAGGGTACAGGTGGGGCAAAAATTCTTCTTCGAGTCCCCACAGACCCTAGTGTACCTCCTAAAGCAGATGCCTCACTCCTCCAATTCCTTTTTTGTGTTTAGCCTCATTTACTGGGTGTTGTGTATTTCAGCTGTGCCACTTGTTAGTCCTGTGGCCTCAGGCAAATCGTTTAACCACTCTgggcctcagattcctcatctatcaaatgtcaataataatagtacctacctcataatgTTAtcattaggattaaatgagataatgtacagAAGGCACTTTGGGCCCAACGCCTGGCACCTAGTAAGTGCTAACTCCTAACAGATAGTATTACTATTACTCTGTGCTGAGCACTTTACACACATTTTCACATGTCATCCTCACCATAGCCCTGTAGAGCTAGGAACTATTCTGATcttcatttcacaggtgaggaaactgggcccagagtggttaagtgacttgcccaagaacacacagctaataaattaGTGGAACTGGGACATAAACCCAGGTGTGTCTGATCCAGGCTCTTCATCACTTCACTCTCCTGACCAGGGTCATAGTAAACATTAAATGACAGAAGTGCAATTAGAATCCAAGTTAGCTCTCAACTCCCTCAGCAGATCAAGTGCTGGCCTGGAAGGCAAGGAAGACTAACCTAAGGTGCTCCGCTGGGGAACCTTTTCTCCCAGAcagctctccctttctctcccctccctgacCTCTGCCTTACTCAGGACCCTGGTCACATTCTGTTCTCTGCTGTTATTTCCTTCAGGCTAACATTGAACCTTctgctgcctttttctttttttaatctcagtCTGGTGCAGAGAGAAGGATGCAAGCTTTGGAGCCAGACAACAATGCTTTGAATACCAATGCTACTTACTCACTGAATGGCCTTGGCCATGTCACAGAACCTCTCTGAacgtcagtttcctcatttgtaaaatggagagaatTCCTCCCTTGCATTGTTGTGAATTTGAGTAAATGCACATAGAttgcctaacacagtgcctggcacatagtaggtactctcTGAAAGGTGCTTTAGCATTATCATCATCTCCCACAGCACCTAGCTCAGTGTTAGGTTATTGTTTGCTTGGTTTCATTCATCTTTGGTTCACCCATGGTACTTAGCATGGTGCTTACACAGAGTACATGCATCTCTATATGCCTGGTCGAATTGAAAGCTAGAGAGAGCACCATGAAAAACTGCATGATCACAGGTGACAGATCTCCTCCCATAGATGTCTTAAGCAGATCCTTGAATCTCCCATAGCTTCAGTTTCTCTACAGGTCAACTTCAGTGGCAGCTTCCCCTGGAGGGTTCGCAGAAATGGGAGTTCTGCAACATCAGAGGTTTCTAATGCAATAAGATGGATAATGAAAAGATTCTTCTTCCACAAGCGTCGAGTGAGTCAGAGCTCTGTGCTTGGCTTTGCCCCAGGGAGTACCGAGAAAATGAAATATCGTCTGTATTCTCATGACACCTAAACAAATGGTCAAGTCCATGGGTCAAAAATCAGCCAGAGGGGTTAAGAGGCATCTCTAGCAAAGGAAGGGGAGGAGCAGCAAGGAAAGCACCATTAGCAAAGGTTGCTGTGTGGGGTCCTGCTACACGGCTGTTATTAAGGCTAATACCTGTTCCCCTTACAGTGAGATCTTTGTTTTGCCTTCACGAAACACACTGGTAAATGACAACAAGTCTGAAATCTGCAAGGATTTTGAACTTGTCAATCTGGCTCAATAATTTCTTCCACATCCTGACACCTGAATCAAGACATAAGTTCTCATCTAGGTAACAAACTATTTTCTTTCACAATGAGGATAAACCATCTCTGAATCtcagatttgctctttttttttcatcctgGCCTTTTGCCACCACAGAAAAATGTCTGATAGGCTGAGTTTTCACATTGCAGCTGGTTACTGTGATTATGTAGACACAGCCTCAGTAAATTCAATGGTGTGTTGCTGGCTGTTCAATAGCTGGTGAAATTAATGCCCAGGGAAGTGGGAAATGGGCCACCACAATCAAAATGTGGATTTGGAACTTGCTCTTTATTCTATCCCACCCTTACCCTCCCCTACACCCCTGTCTTTGTGCTAATGCCAGCTACGTGCCAGGTTACTGgtattctcttcctcctccctctccccttatAAGTAAACCAGCTCAAGAGAAGCCCCATTATCTTAGACTTAATGATACATTGGGAATGGTGGGAACTGAGTTCATGATACCTCACTCTCACCCCTACCCTGGAAGATGCATGAGAGAAAGGATAGCAGGTGCCTTCGGGGGCCACTTTATCCAGCAAGAGAAGCTGACCACCTGGAGCTACGGGATCTCAAAGATCATCTAAGCCAGGTCCTATCTGCAGACAGACTAGTCTGAGCCACCCAGGACCAATGACAGCCTCTCCTTTTAATAAAGACCCCTGACAGAGGGCTGCCAAGTTCTTCCAGTCTCACACCCCACTGTGTAGGTCACGAGTGGCTGCAGGAGCAGAAGGAGCACTGTCCTGTAGGCCAGGGAAACAGAGTTTCCTAACCAGCTCTGCACCTGACCATCTTGCCAAGTCTCTTTCCCTAGTGCACCACCTCCAACACAGGAAGATAAGCAAACCAAGGTTCTGAGAGCTTCTGAAGATCTAAATCACTATAAACTTGTGAATCTCTTATTATCAAATCTTCAAATACAGCTTAGGGCAATTtaattataatagaaaataatccATTTTCAGGACTGTCTCTGCCACAGATTTCTTAACCCAAGGGAAATCCCCTGAAATTGTGTATTTTGCACATGTGTGGAGTCTGTGCACTTTGCTGGGAGTAAATTAAAACCTTCGATACGTGTATGATAACCACCTGCctcccttctcaaaaaataaaaataaaaagaggttaaGAACTTACCTCTAGGTTGAGAAGCTTAGATGTAAGTCATCCTGAGTGACTTCTATTTTCCCCACCCGTGAATATCAAGTTATAACAAGTATCAAGAGCAGAAGGTGAGAAACCCAAGATGCAGGCTTGTGAACTGGAGTAAAAGAAGGTATCAGGCTTTACTTTTCAATCTCCAGCTGCCACTGCCCATTGCTCTGACATATATCTGCTAGCCTATGACCTCAGGAATCAACTGACTCTCTCTGAACCACTGTTTCTCATCTCTCAATGAACAATGGTTTTGCTTCTCTCAAAGAATTGTAAAGTCTCAAAGAAACTGAGTAAATGCATGGCTATCAGTAAGCGCTCAATTCATGGGAGTCCCTGCCCAGCACCAGTGGCTCAGGCCCCAAAATTAACTACTCAAAAGGCAGCTCCATCTATAACAGTGGTTCCATCCCCTACCTTGCCCCGGGGGAAAAGTATGACACAGTAGCTGAGTACCCAACTTTGGGAGAGACCCCACAGTTGAGTTCAGTTCCCAGCAGCTCTCCTCCATGCCTTTGTGAACTTGGGCAAACAGCTAAACTTCCCCATAATTTGGTGTCTCATCCATGAAATAGAAATGGTGAAGAGTGTATTCTTTCTCTCATGAGAGTCATGAGAAAATGCAAAAAGAACTCAGCACACTGTCTAGGACAAAATAATTGTTGGATAAATGTGAACTAACATAAAGTtctttggctttttctttctttctttcttggcccATACTTTCTCTTCTAAGTACCATTCACCCACCTTTGGGAGTGCGTCCCTGTGACTGAATGTCCAACATGGATAtcagacagaaaggaaaaaactcaacaaataacCAAGATCTTCTACGTCCCTTCCCCAGGTCTCTGACCTCCCTCACCCCCACTCCCAGATAGCCAGCTAGCTTCCTCCCTCAATTCCCTTCATGTTTCCTCAAGTATCACTTCAGTGACATCCCAAGCACCCACTTAACATTTCAAATCCACTCCACAAACACCCCACTGCATTTCCCCCTCCttactttattttcagcctaACACCTGTCATCACATTACACACCTCATCATTTGCTTATTTAGTATACTGTCTGTCTTCTGCCGGGAGAAGCTACGCTCCTAGAGGGCAGGAGTCCGTCTATTTTGTTCAGTTGCTATGTTCACAGCGCCCAGAGCCAGGGCAGAGAGTGGAGACTCAGTAACAATCggctgaataaatgagtgaatgccTGAGCGAATGAAAGGATGAAGAGAAGCCAGATTTTACTGGGGCCAAAGAGTTTGCACGGGGCGAGGGGAGCCAGATGAAGGATGAGGGCTGGCCTCAGATCCGACTCAAGTCCCTCCCACCTGCCCAATCCTAGAATTCTCTTTCCCTGTTTTAGGTGCTGGACAAGTTGCATATCCCGTTAAATCCGGGGCCCACTCCGGGAGCCCCCTATTAAAGGTAAGCAGCCCCCAACCCACCTTTGACACGGAAGAGTGACTAGCGGGGAAAATAACGCCAGCGGGCCGCCTAGGGGTGGGTGACCCGCGATCTCCACGCCCAGGTCCCGCCCTCGTggcccctgcccccgccccgccccccgcaGAGGGCGCGCCCTGGGAGCGGCGGGGGACGCGGCTGGCTTCCCGGCTTGCCGGGGTGGCGGCGTCGGGGCTGCGGGCGCCTCGGCTGGACCCGCATTGCCCCCTAGTGCCGCGCGGAGTCAGGGCGCCGGGCTCCCCCGCCTGATGTCACCGCCGTGCAGTCAGCCCAGAGGCGGCTCATTGAAAGCAGACCCTCCTCGGCGCTCGCTGGGCGGAGGACGCGCCGCGGTCCGCAGACCCGAGCGAGCTGGGCACCGCCGGGCGCCCCCGGCCCTGCCGCCCCCTCCTCCCCGCCGCTCCCCCGCGAGCCCGGCCAGGCGCGCCTGACGTGGACCATTAAACTTGGAGCTGCCGCCTcgtcccctctcctcctcctcctccctctgacAGGCGAGCGAGCGGCTCGGTGCAGGCAGGAGACGTGCTGCCGGGCTGGACTGCCCGGGGGAGATGACTCCTCGCCAGGAGGGCGCCTCTGGGAAGAAGACCACGGGGGAAGCAAAGTTTCAGGGCAGCTGAGGAGCCTTCGCCGCAGCCCTTCCGAGCCCAATCATCCCCCTGGCTATGGAGGGCGGACTCTAAGATGAATCCCGACCTGGACACCGGCCACAACACATCAGCACCTGCCCACTGGGGAGAGTTGAAAAATGCCAACTTCACTGGCCCCAACCAGACCTCGAGCAACTCCACACTGCCCCAGCTGGACATCACCAGGGCCATCTCTGTGGGCCTGGTGCTGGGCGCCTTCATCCTCTTTGCCATCGTGGGCAACATCCTAGTCATCTTGTCTGTGGCCTGCAACCGGCACCTGCGGACGCCCACCAACTACTTCATTGTCAACCTGGCCATGGCCGACCTGCTGTTGAGCTTCACCGTCCTGCCCTTCTCAGCGGCCCTAGAGGTGCTCGGCTACTGGGTGCTGGGGCGGATCTTCTGTGACATCTGGGCAGCCGTGGATGTCCTGTGCTGCACAGCGTCCATTCTGAGCCTGTGCGCCATCTCCATCGATCGCTACATCGGGGTGCGCTACTCTCTGCAGTATCCCACGCTGGTCACCCGGAGGAAGGCCATCTTGGCGCTGCTCAGTGTCTGGGTCTTGTCCACCGTCATCTCCATCGGGCCTCTCCTAGGATGGAAGGAGCCGGCACCTAACGATGACAAGGAGTGCGGGGTCACCGAAGAACCCTTCTATGCCCTCTTCTCCTCTCTGGGCTCCTTCTACATCCCTCTGGCGGTCATTCTAGTCATGTACTGCCGTGTCTATATAGTGGCCAAGAGAACCACCAAGAACCTAGAGGCAGGAGTCATGAAGGAGATGTCCAACTCCAAGGAGCTGACCCTGAGGATCCATTCCAAGAACTTTCACGAGGACACCCTTAGCAGTACCAAGGCCAAGGGCCACAACCCCAGGAGTTCCATAGCTGTCAAACTTTTTAAGTTCTCCAGGGAAAAGAAAGCAGCTAAGACGTTGGGCATTGTGGTCGGTATGTTCATCTTGTGCTGGCTACCCTTCTTCATCGCTCTACCGCTTGGTAAGTTGGGGACTAGCAGGAGGGGGACTGGGCATTTTTGGACCTTGGGTTTACTGATGAGCTTACTCTAaagttttttgtgggttttgtttcttATGCAGTCTGTGCGTGTTCGGAGATTGAATAATATTGTTTGTTCTGCAAAGGGTTTGCAGATTGGGGAGCTGGCTAAAAACCAACTCAGGTGTTAGTAGAACACGCTAAGGTACTAGCTTCTGGAAATAGAACCAGGGAAGGAAAATCTGGTATGGGGAATGACTCACTCAACAGCCTCGgtttaataattaaaaaggaTATTCACTGGGCTTGAATATCACACCGGCGTTATTTCAGTAGTAATGATGTGTCGGCTAAGGCAGCGTCACTAATGCAGCATACAAAATAGTTTGTAGTTACTGCAGACGCGGCATTTGGGAAGCAGGGAGGCAGCTCGTACACAGAAAGGCAGCATTCATTCAGCATTTCCAGGGCTAGAGCAGAAGCCACGCTTCTCAAGAGCTTTGCAGAGGCTgcattctctccctcccctcttcacTGACAGCTATCACCCAGATATACTACGTTCATTATCCGTTAATAAGAGCATTTTACAGCCACACAGCCCCAACCAGCCTTTAAGTTATTGAAAGCTTGAGATGTGAAAGAGAAGATGACTAGAGGGTcacacatttttagtttttacccAAAAATGTTTCTAACTCTGGTGATTTATGGAATGCCCAGAATCAAATTATAGTTGTCCCTCATCTCAGCTGACAGACACCAAATCCTGGTAAGATGGAATTCAGTTGCGTCCTCCCCCTCTTATGAAAACATGTTCGTCTTCTTTTTGTTTGGTGGTCCTACTAACTGAATTGTTCAAAAGGCTACCTGATGTTTTCTAAGGAAGAAGCCAAGGTCTGGTTAGCAGGTAAACCTAAAGGGGGGCATCTGTCACATGCTGTCCACATGGCCTGGGGATCCCTTGTCCTTCCTCTGAGGCACTGATCTGCTTTGATTCCTTCTCCTATCCCTGGAGGACACTACAGAAAATGAATGGAGGGAGGTTATCATGACACAGTCATGTGCCATGATATCAGGAGAGGTAACAGCTGCTATATGCCTCGGACCACATATGCCTGCAATCACACCGGAGTCTCAGGTCAGACCCAAATATAACCAAATCCCTCAAACAGCTATAAATTCTGAAGGCACACTGCTTTCAAGAGAAAAATGCAAACAGAAAGGAAGCAAACAGATATCGAGtttccatttaaaaagaaagaaaaagattttcaaaagcCGTCTAACCTTTTCTCCATGTCATCTTTTCTAAAGCAGGCCTGCAGGCTAATgcctttcagaaatattttcaatGGTTAGTGTTAAGCAGAAAGGGTTTGAAAAAGTTCTACTCCCCAGGCGTGATCACATACCATTGCAGGgaagcttgcttttctttcccaaGGTCTCAGGGTTCTTTTGCAGGCTTGTTCGGTTTACAATGGATGACAGTTCACACTGCATTGGGTCATTACAAAGATCATGGTTGTACATGGAGCTGATGGAGGTGATGTGGCCTCTTATTAGCCATATGACCTTGGCCAAATGACCACTCCtgtatgagcctcagtttcttcatctacaaaacagGGCTGATTAATATTTGCTCCATGGAGTTTGCATTAATGTATAGGAAGGACTTAGCACAGTATCTGGTGTATAGCAGATGCTCAATGAAAGTTAGCTATGAGCAGTACAAACCAAACCCCAATCTCCCCTTCGGTATAACTgtgtcttttctccttctctacaCATTTGCCAATCCCACACCTGTTACTAAAGTCTTGGAAGAGAATTGAGTCTTTCTTCCTTTGCCCCTGGCCTCCAGCCTGCAGAGGCTGTGACCAGAGCATGCTCAGGAAGGAGAAGGCCTCAGCAGGATGCAGGAATGGATCAAAGGTGCAGGCTTTGGCTTTTAGGGGCAGGGGAAATAGCTCCAAACAGGTAAGGAGGCTTCCAGCATATTCAAATGCGAAGAACACGGCTCTGGTGATCAGGAGCAACAGAGTTCCCATTTGAGCTTTGCCATCAATTAGCTCTGTGGCTCTAGGCTTGCTGCTTTGCTTCTCTAGGCTTCAGGCCTCACACCTGGAGAACGAGGAGGTTGAATTAGATTAAGGGATCTCAAACTTTGAGAACTATCAGAATCACTTGTGAAACTTAATAAACAATGGTAGCTGCCTGGGCCGAACCCCCAGCAAATAGGATTCAGTAAGTCAGAAGGATACCAGGAATCTGTAGGTATAATCAGCCCACCAGGTGATTCTGAAGAGGTAGTCCACAGACCAggctttgagaatcactggccagaaaatttctcagtttccttcagGCCCAGCTCCCTGGAAGCCAGGGTTTTAAATGCTGCCAATCTCAGACCTTTCCCAGCCACATCGTAGTGTGAGATGATGTGGCTTCTCTCTGGGTCTTGCTCTTCAAGTCATCAAGCCCACCCTCAGTTTCTTCTTACTCACATTACCCCCATTGTCTCTCTCCTTTCTGTCTGTGCCTTTCTGAGACTTTGTCCCCCTAGCATCTCAGGTCCTGAGCTTCCACACAATAAAAGGTGAGAGGTTCTTGCCACCTTGATGCTATCTTGTTTCTCTTCTCCTTGCGATGAAAACTTTCCGACTATCATGCGACGATCTCCCAGAGATCTTCCAGTGATTTGTCCCTGAGCCGACCCCATCAACATCCTTCTTCCCTGAAAACCTAACAGATAATGTGGGGAATGTGGACTCTAGGACTTGAGTTTGAGATGGGCTTCAAAAAGTACTCAAGAGCTTCAAACAAAGAAGGTACTTAATTACTGTTTTCCTAATGATTCAGGAAGAGCATTCCAGCAAAATAGAGACATGAGTTTCTACTTCCTCTGAGTTGAAATAACACCCAAGCAAAAGCAGCATGATATAGAACAATAACTTCTTTGGAATCTGAAGAAGGTTCCAAATTCTAAATTTTCCGTGAAAACTTTTTCACTCATAAGGGGAGGAAGCAGATGTGGGGGAGGACTGTGTTTGGCAAAGGGAGAAGTGCAGGTAGGAGCAACTTCCAATCGGTGATAGACTTTCAGGTGCCAGGATGGCACAAGATTTCCATAGCTGTGTTTGTTTTCTCCGTGGGAGAGAAGGGTTGGGATCTCTCCTGGGAAAGAGGGAAAATAGCTGTGCCCCCTACAGGATCCTGTTCAGGGGCCCCATTTGTTTTCCttcatctcttattttttatttctgggagCAGGGTTGGGCTGCCTGCAGAGCAGGGCCTCTTGTCTCCTCCTGAGTTCTCCCCACCTGGGACACCCTCTCCAACGTCCTCCCCACCCTTTCCCTGTGGCCTCAGACCAAGTTGGACCAGGGACCAGTGCTCACTTACTCAGGAGCAGGAATGGACTCCACCAAACAAGGACCTCTTTATTTGGCCCCTGGAATCAGGCCAGGGAGGGACAGGAAATAATTGGAATAGAATATAGCAGTATTTCTTACTCCATGAGCCATTTGCAAGATGTCAGAGAATCTTCAGCTGCCCAGCATTAGAATGAAGACTAACTTCCAGCCCACCTAGAGAAGGCCTTGTCAGGGTCTCAAGAAGTGGCTGAGCTATTGAGGATGTGCGTTGCAGCAGTGGGGGAAATTGGGGGATGCAGAGCCGGTAGCAGGAAGTGCTCGGCAGCCAACCAGTAGCTGGGCTTAGTGAGTTGTTTAGAAAACACTGGAACCTTGCCTTGCTCCAaatctttcttctgtcttttaaaatgctGGAAGGCACCAGGAAGCCATTATTGAACTAACTGCTTTCCCCTCCAAATAAATGAAGGTCAATTTCAAAGAAACAGTTTTGTTCTCCATAGTattggaacaaaatagaaatccCTCTCTCCATTGATTTGATCCTCCAGCCCTTTCATTCAAATGGGGGCTGACGAATTTCTACCTTCCACAAGCACAAGGTTCTCAGAGATGACTCAAGACAGAGCCACCCCGACAAACACACATTAATCTTCCAGCTCTGAGATTTCAAAACACAGGGATTTGAGTTGCCCACAAATAAATCAGTTGGTTTGAGTACTTGGCAAGGGGGAAGTTTTTACACACGGGAATCCTTCCTGGAAGAGGGAAATCCTACTAAAGTAAAACCCATTTGACCATGTATTAAATCACTAATAAGGACTTCCTAAAGcatctactacatgccaggcactgtaccagACACTGGGTTATCAAGCCAAAAACAAACATGGCCCCTGATTGAAGAAGGCTTACAGCCTGGTGAGATTGTATTTGTTATTGGATACATACCATGTACCAGACATTCTGCTAGGCCTCCTACAGACGTTATCTCATTAATCCTCACAGCTACTCTAACAGGCAAAAGTAACTGCTccctttttatggatgaatatactgaagctcagagaggtaaaacttcttgtccaaggtcacacatcaAATAAGTGATAGGGCCAAAAGTTGAATCCAAGTCCGTCAGAACAGACCCATACCTGTTCCAGTACACCAAGGAAATGTCTGGCCCTTTTGCTGTCTGATAGCAACCTGTTTTCATAGCACATGTACTCCAGGAAACCCAGAACCACCCTGTCAAGAACTAGTAATGATGCTTCTGTTGCAAAATCTGCCTTTCTTCCACTGCCTGCTCACTTCTGAAAAAATAACCAACCTATGACATATCAGGGCAGGTCATCCATGTTCTAGCTCAGGGCTCGATGTTCTCCTGTACTGTGTATGACAAGGGTCTCTCAGGATTGGGCATTTTGTCAGCCACCCCAACCAAAAGAAAAAGTGGGAGGGACCTTGCCCTTCTAGTGATGTGGGTTCACATCTTtaatcattcatccattcactggATAAATATGTATCTATTCAGTGGGTACTGTGTCCAGGCATTATACTGACGATATAATGGTGAGCGAAATACTTAATATTTCATAGAATTTGGCTCTAGTAGGGAACACAGAGATGttgaaaaacacacatgcacaaacaaaCATGAACATAAACTGCAACAAGTGACTTGAAGAAAAGGAGTGTGATGCTGCTAGAATTCTAAAACAGGGGTTAGTACATCACAGGTCCCTGAGGCAGTGACATTTAAGTGGAACCCTCAACGGTATGGAGAAGCTAATTCAGTGAAGGGGGCTGATAGAGGAAGAAAAGTGTGGGCAGGAGGAGGGGCACACTTGAAAGTCCTGAGGCCAGAGAGAGTGGAGAACTAACAGAGCCCAGAGAATTAGAAGGGAGGCAGGTGCGTGTCAAGGCCAGAGGCATGGGCAGAGGCCGGGCCATGCAAGGGCTTTTAGGCCACATTAAGGACTTTAGATTTTTATCTTAAGTGCGTTGGCCACTACAGCAGGGTTCGAAGCAGATGAAAGATACTGTCTGAATCATGTCTTTTAAAAGTGACTGCAGCCACTGTGTGGAGCATACACTTCAGACGAGACAGGTAGGAGGCTTTGCAGTGGCAGTGAGAGATGATGATGACCTAGACTAGGCAGGGGCAGTGGAGGTGGAGAAGCAGACAGCTTCAAGACCTGGGGATGGGTTGGTGACGGCATAAGAGAGTCCGCAAGAGAGGAAATGTGTTCAGAATAACCCTGGGGTTTCTAAGTAGATGGAGGTACCATTTGTTGAGAAGGGGAACAGAGTGGGAAGGGGGAGCCTGAACACAGCAAACAAGATACCTCCCAAGATTTTCCTCTGAATACATCATGCTAGGAACAATCTGCCAGACACTCTCATAAGTCAAGTAGACAGAATGTCCAACCCAAAAGCCAGGGGCTGTGAGCAACAGCAAATCTAGCTGCTCATCAGAAACATCTGGAGGAGGGggctgtttttaaaagaatagatcCTTGGACCCCATTGTAGATCTCTTGCATCAGAGTCTCTCCTTGTAGTGCCAAGAATCTTAATTTTAACAAGTTTCCCAGGTGACTCTTATGCAGCCAGCACCGCACAAGTCCTCCCTATGCCTAGAAACCCCTGGAAAGCTTTGCAGAGCAAGCATCGTCATCCCTGTCTTTACAGTGAGGGAACTAGAGTTCAGAGAGGTTCAGtaccttgcccaagatcacacagttagtAAACGGTAGAGTCTATCAAACACCACAtttggcactcaataaacattcatTATATTATTCCTATTGTTAGTACACTTCTTCTCCAACATTTATCTGAGATCTGGCACCCAGAGATTTTACTGGCTTATGACGAATCAGAAAGTTAGGAAAATGCtgtgttcttttaaaaactaaatgtatttcatgtaaatgattgtctttttcttctaaagactgtcttttctattTGGGGACACTGAAATAGCACTTCTTTGATGGAACGATGGTAATTAGTGGCAATAGTGTGTGAATGTCtctgtgcgtgtgtatgtgtgtgttgataTCCTACTTGGCAAAATTAAAAGTTAGTACCCTATGTCAATCCCtttcagaaatttttttcaaactttactGAGTCTCCTAAAGTCTTGGAATCACAGAAGACACCATGGCGGCTAGacacaacaaatatttgtgaGGAAAacgggagggaggaaggaaagaagtgacggcaagaaagaaggaaggagggctgGGTGAATGAGTTAGCCTCAGCTTTGATGTGAGATTCGGAGATCTGGggcagaggggcagggaggggaagaaTGATGTGTGAAGAGCTATGCCTGTCAGGTCTGACAGGATGACGGGGCCAGTCCTGGTGGCACCCACCCCTGCTGGAGCAAAACGGCTCACAGAAATGCCAGCAGGTGCGTGTGTAGCTGCAGTGCCATCACGGATGCATCTATTAAGATATGTTATGCAGGAAATGCCTTtacctgagtgtgtgtgtggctagTAAAAATAACTGATGTCTGCCGGGCAGCACTGGAAGTTGCTTTCTGCCATATCTGCAGAATGTTTCTGCAGTCACTGTGCTTCCTAACCACATTTGATAATAGTAATactaatagctaccatttattaggTCTCATCGAGTGCCAGGCTTACTGTGCTCTCCATGCTGGCAAGGGGTTCTTTCTCTGTATTCCCTCATTTATACCTGTCCACAGGATTGTGAAGTGGGCACTggt is from Pan troglodytes isolate AG18354 chromosome 4, NHGRI_mPanTro3-v2.0_pri, whole genome shotgun sequence and encodes:
- the ADRA1B gene encoding alpha-1B adrenergic receptor isoform X1, whose product is MNPDLDTGHNTSAPAHWGELKNANFTGPNQTSSNSTLPQLDITRAISVGLVLGAFILFAIVGNILVILSVACNRHLRTPTNYFIVNLAMADLLLSFTVLPFSAALEVLGYWVLGRIFCDIWAAVDVLCCTASILSLCAISIDRYIGVRYSLQYPTLVTRRKAILALLSVWVLSTVISIGPLLGWKEPAPNDDKECGVTEEPFYALFSSLGSFYIPLAVILVMYCRVYIVAKRTTKNLEAGVMKEMSNSKELTLRIHSKNFHEDTLSSTKAKGHNPRSSIAVKLFKFSREKKAAKTLGIVVGMFILCWLPFFIALPLDPDSPPPTHLCVVPAPWGHSSIMNLPLVLPLDATRSGSLFSTLKPPDAVFKVVFWLGYFNSCLNPIIYPCSSKEFKRAFVRILGCQCRGRRRRRRRRRLGGCAYTYRPWTRGGSLERSQSRKDSLDDSGSCLSSSQRTLPSASPSPGYLGRGAPPPVELCAFPEWKAPGALLSLPAPEPPGRRGRHDSGPLFTFKLLTEPESPGTDGGATNGGCEAAADVANGQPGFKSNMPLAPGQF
- the ADRA1B gene encoding alpha-1B adrenergic receptor isoform X2, coding for MNPDLDTGHNTSAPAHWGELKNANFTGPNQTSSNSTLPQLDITRAISVGLVLGAFILFAIVGNILVILSVACNRHLRTPTNYFIVNLAMADLLLSFTVLPFSAALEVLGYWVLGRIFCDIWAAVDVLCCTASILSLCAISIDRYIGVRYSLQYPTLVTRRKAILALLSVWVLSTVISIGPLLGWKEPAPNDDKECGVTEEPFYALFSSLGSFYIPLAVILVMYCRVYIVAKRTTKNLEAGVMKEMSNSKELTLRIHSKNFHEDTLSSTKAKGHNPRSSIAVKLFKFSREKKAAKTLGIVVGMFILCWLPFFIALPLGSLFSTLKPPDAVFKVVFWLGYFNSCLNPIIYPCSSKEFKRAFVRILGCQCRGRRRRRRRRRLGGCAYTYRPWTRGGSLERSQSRKDSLDDSGSCLSSSQRTLPSASPSPGYLGRGAPPPVELCAFPEWKAPGALLSLPAPEPPGRRGRHDSGPLFTFKLLTEPESPGTDGGATNGGCEAAADVANGQPGFKSNMPLAPGQF